One part of the Bradyrhizobium sp. CB1650 genome encodes these proteins:
- a CDS encoding cytochrome family protein has protein sequence MDLGPFSTISKSPLALGLLSAAIMIPLTAAFVNSPGAHAGTAAASSTQPATYLPSISDMMIGTIQPRHERIWRAEQAGDWDFAAYELGNLRGAFGRLGRAHPMEENIPFPDMIESVTKQPLEDLKGAIDRKDDAEFGKAYDSLSEACNSCHQALNHGTILIGRPTSASQSDLVFGKAGR, from the coding sequence GTGGACCTCGGCCCCTTCTCTACCATATCGAAAAGCCCGCTGGCCCTTGGCCTCCTGTCGGCAGCCATCATGATCCCGCTGACGGCCGCCTTTGTGAACTCGCCTGGAGCTCATGCCGGCACGGCAGCCGCCTCCTCCACCCAACCCGCGACCTACCTGCCCAGCATCAGCGATATGATGATTGGCACAATTCAGCCCAGACACGAGCGAATTTGGCGAGCCGAGCAAGCCGGTGACTGGGATTTTGCCGCCTACGAGCTCGGCAATCTCCGCGGCGCGTTCGGCCGGCTCGGACGCGCCCATCCGATGGAAGAGAATATCCCGTTTCCCGACATGATCGAGTCCGTCACCAAGCAACCGCTCGAGGATCTCAAGGGTGCGATCGATCGGAAAGATGACGCGGAGTTTGGCAAGGCCTATGACTCGCTCAGCGAGGCCTGCAATTCCTGTCACCAGGCGCTGAACCACGGCACGATCCTGATTGGTCGACCGACCAGTGCGTCCCAGTCAGATCTAGTCTTCGGCAAAGCCGGACGGTAG
- the cydB gene encoding cytochrome d ubiquinol oxidase subunit II — translation MVLFWVALLAISILIYLLLDGFDLGVGMLFGFVGSEADRDTMLDTVAPVWDGNETWLVVAGVILWGAFPIVYATLLSAFYLPVIIMLLGLILRGVAFEFRHRAARQFRWIWDVSFVGGSFAASFMQGVTVGALVQGLKFADGVYVGGVFGWLSPFSVLCGIGLCLGYALLGATWLVQKCQSGVRDTARRQIPGLALAVLAFLIVVFVHALIENLPIMHRWLDRPYLFVFPAVGAVAAVVLASSILHHNDRWPFGAVAIIFGAAFGTLTLSFWPYMIPFAITIDAAAAPHASLAFMFWGEGLFVFPLMLLYVAIGYRVFRGKVGTTPGHY, via the coding sequence ATGGTCTTGTTCTGGGTTGCACTTCTTGCCATCAGCATACTGATCTACCTGCTCCTCGATGGATTCGATCTGGGGGTCGGTATGTTGTTTGGTTTCGTCGGCAGCGAGGCAGATCGCGACACGATGCTCGACACTGTCGCGCCGGTCTGGGATGGCAATGAGACCTGGCTTGTCGTCGCCGGCGTGATCCTATGGGGCGCGTTTCCGATCGTTTATGCCACGCTGCTGTCAGCCTTCTATCTGCCCGTCATCATCATGCTGCTTGGGCTGATCCTGCGCGGCGTTGCCTTTGAATTCCGTCACCGAGCGGCGCGACAGTTTCGCTGGATCTGGGACGTGAGCTTCGTGGGCGGCTCGTTCGCTGCGAGCTTCATGCAAGGCGTGACGGTTGGCGCCCTGGTGCAAGGTTTGAAATTCGCCGACGGGGTCTATGTCGGCGGTGTCTTCGGCTGGCTGAGCCCGTTTTCTGTGCTGTGCGGCATCGGGCTGTGTCTCGGTTATGCTCTTCTGGGCGCGACCTGGCTGGTGCAGAAGTGTCAGTCGGGCGTCCGTGATACGGCTCGCCGCCAGATTCCCGGGCTGGCACTCGCCGTCCTGGCGTTTCTGATTGTCGTCTTTGTGCATGCGTTGATCGAAAACCTTCCGATCATGCATCGCTGGCTCGACCGACCCTATCTCTTTGTCTTTCCCGCCGTGGGAGCCGTGGCCGCGGTCGTGCTGGCCAGCAGCATCCTGCATCACAATGATCGCTGGCCGTTCGGCGCTGTCGCCATCATCTTCGGCGCAGCGTTTGGAACGCTGACACTATCGTTCTGGCCCTACATGATCCCGTTCGCCATTACGATCGACGCGGCGGCGGCGCCTCACGCCAGTCTCGCCTTCATGTTCTGGGGTGAGGGCCTCTTCGTCTTTCCCCTGATGTTGCTGTATGTCGCGATCGGGTATCGGGTGTTCAGAGGCAAGGTAGGGACGACGCCTGGTCACTACTGA
- a CDS encoding sorbosone dehydrogenase family protein, with protein MTDIKTSLPRIAAIVVAVSGLGLTGCNDTGADPKLQIGANPVLPPLQQYLLPPIRIATPVGWGSETPKVAQGLQVHALATGLQHPRSVYALPNGDVLVIESNGPKAPVFRPKDLITGVVQWFAGAKAKDANRITLLRDTNGDGIPDVRSVFLDHLNSPFGVALVGHDLYVANTDAIMRYPYQDGQTSITAEGTKLTDLPGGPIDHHWTKSLLASPDGSKLYVGVGSNSNVGENGLQAEYERAAIWEVDRATGAHRVFAGGVRNPTGLQWEPTTGKLWAIANERDEIGPDLVPDYLTSVQNGGFYGWPYSYYGQHLDPRVQPQRPDLVARAIVPDYALSSHVAPLGFAMSSGHGLPAKYESGAFVGEHGSWDRTPLNGYKVVFVPFKDGKPSGAAQDIVTGFLDANNHTHGRPVGVAVDRTGALLIADDVGNTVWRVSSANAAAPKPAS; from the coding sequence ATGACTGACATCAAGACGAGCTTGCCGCGCATTGCTGCCATCGTGGTCGCTGTGTCCGGATTGGGTTTAACCGGCTGCAACGATACCGGAGCCGACCCAAAGCTGCAGATCGGCGCAAATCCCGTGCTGCCGCCGCTGCAGCAATATCTTCTACCCCCGATCCGGATTGCTACGCCCGTAGGTTGGGGGTCCGAGACGCCAAAGGTCGCGCAGGGGCTGCAGGTCCATGCGCTTGCCACAGGGCTTCAGCACCCGAGGTCGGTCTACGCCCTGCCCAACGGCGACGTGCTGGTCATCGAGAGCAACGGTCCAAAGGCGCCGGTTTTCCGTCCCAAGGATCTGATCACCGGCGTGGTGCAGTGGTTCGCCGGCGCCAAGGCGAAGGACGCCAACCGAATTACGTTGCTTCGGGACACCAATGGCGACGGAATTCCTGACGTGCGATCGGTGTTTCTCGATCACCTCAATTCTCCATTCGGAGTAGCCCTGGTTGGCCACGATCTCTATGTCGCAAACACGGACGCGATCATGCGCTACCCGTATCAGGACGGACAGACCAGCATCACCGCTGAGGGCACCAAGCTGACTGATCTGCCCGGCGGCCCGATCGACCATCATTGGACGAAGAGCCTGCTGGCCAGCCCGGACGGATCCAAGCTCTACGTCGGTGTCGGGTCGAACAGCAACGTCGGAGAGAACGGCCTGCAGGCCGAGTATGAGCGCGCCGCGATCTGGGAGGTTGACCGCGCTACGGGGGCGCATCGCGTTTTCGCCGGCGGCGTGCGCAACCCGACAGGCCTGCAGTGGGAACCGACGACCGGCAAGCTTTGGGCGATCGCCAACGAACGTGACGAGATCGGACCCGATCTCGTCCCGGACTATCTCACCTCGGTGCAGAATGGAGGGTTTTACGGCTGGCCGTACAGCTACTACGGACAGCACCTCGATCCTCGCGTTCAACCGCAACGGCCAGATCTCGTGGCCAGAGCGATCGTGCCGGACTACGCGCTCAGCTCCCACGTGGCTCCCCTGGGATTTGCCATGTCCTCTGGCCATGGCCTGCCTGCGAAGTATGAGAGCGGCGCCTTCGTCGGAGAGCACGGCAGCTGGGATCGAACACCACTCAATGGCTACAAGGTGGTCTTCGTACCCTTCAAGGATGGCAAGCCATCGGGTGCCGCGCAGGACATCGTCACCGGCTTTCTTGATGCAAACAATCACACCCACGGCAGACCAGTCGGCGTGGCCGTCGATCGCACCGGTGCGCTGTTGATCGCCGACGACGTCGGCAATACGGTGTGGCGTGTCTCGTCAGCCAACGCTGCGGCTCCGAAGCCGGCCTCGTAG
- a CDS encoding cytochrome ubiquinol oxidase subunit I: MDATALLLSRIQFGFTISFHIIFPAFTIGLAAWLTVLEAMHMRTGRPVYQALFEFWLKIFGVAFGMGVVSGVVMGFQFGTNWSVLAKMSGPIQGPLLSYETFTAFMLEASFFGVLVFGRKRVPPWFYLFSTAMVSLGTTLSAFWIMVNNSWMQAPVGYVLQNGYFAPDDWTKIIFNSVVWSRFPHMLLAAYLTGAFCVAATGAWYVLRGDHYAESRVMLRMGLFLAALVIPVQLVFGHLVGDYVHAYQPVKFAAIEGRWHDEQPASEVLIGLPDTAAESNKYEIKVPILGSIIASSSLTSKEVGLTDFAPQDRPPVLIPFATFRIMVGCGLIMLAIAWLGSYLSIKRRLRRNRLMLWAIFLSFPLPFIAILTGWYVAEVGRQPWAIYGLLRTADAVTPFLTAPAAMTTLVLFGAVYLFIFSFGTFYIYRLLQAGPTRMAVEPPPGASPNRPMSLADPELVQSGYQSAGE, translated from the coding sequence ATGGATGCAACGGCGCTTCTGCTGTCGCGGATACAGTTCGGTTTCACCATTTCGTTCCACATCATCTTCCCGGCATTCACCATCGGCCTTGCCGCCTGGTTGACGGTTCTCGAAGCCATGCACATGCGAACGGGGCGCCCCGTCTATCAGGCGCTGTTCGAATTCTGGCTCAAAATCTTTGGCGTCGCCTTCGGTATGGGCGTCGTCTCGGGAGTCGTCATGGGATTCCAGTTCGGAACGAACTGGAGCGTCCTCGCAAAGATGTCCGGGCCGATCCAGGGACCGCTTCTCTCCTACGAAACCTTCACGGCATTCATGCTGGAAGCCAGCTTCTTCGGAGTGCTCGTGTTCGGACGCAAGCGGGTGCCGCCATGGTTCTACCTGTTCTCCACCGCGATGGTGTCGCTCGGGACCACGTTGTCTGCGTTCTGGATCATGGTCAATAACAGCTGGATGCAGGCGCCGGTCGGCTACGTCCTCCAGAATGGCTACTTCGCGCCGGACGATTGGACGAAGATCATTTTCAATTCAGTCGTATGGTCACGCTTTCCGCACATGCTGCTGGCGGCCTATCTCACGGGCGCATTCTGTGTTGCTGCGACCGGCGCATGGTACGTGCTGCGCGGCGACCATTATGCCGAGTCCCGGGTTATGTTGCGGATGGGACTTTTCCTCGCGGCGCTCGTGATTCCCGTCCAGCTCGTGTTCGGTCATCTGGTCGGCGACTACGTTCACGCCTATCAGCCGGTAAAGTTCGCAGCCATCGAGGGCCGCTGGCACGACGAACAGCCTGCGAGCGAAGTGCTGATCGGACTTCCCGATACGGCGGCTGAAAGCAACAAATACGAGATCAAGGTGCCGATTCTCGGAAGCATCATCGCCAGCTCGAGCCTGACCTCGAAGGAGGTGGGACTGACCGATTTCGCGCCGCAGGATCGCCCGCCGGTGCTGATACCGTTCGCAACGTTCCGTATCATGGTCGGTTGCGGGCTGATCATGCTCGCGATCGCGTGGCTCGGCTCCTATCTGAGCATCAAACGTCGCCTGCGCCGAAACCGGCTCATGCTCTGGGCAATCTTCCTCAGTTTCCCGCTGCCGTTCATCGCCATTCTCACCGGCTGGTATGTTGCCGAGGTGGGACGCCAGCCCTGGGCGATCTACGGATTGCTGCGGACGGCGGACGCCGTGACGCCGTTCCTGACGGCGCCGGCGGCGATGACCACGCTCGTGCTATTCGGAGCGGTTTATCTCTTCATCTTCTCGTTCGGCACGTTCTACATCTATCGGCTTCTGCAGGCGGGTCCGACGCGCATGGCGGTCGAGCCGCCGCCCGGCGCCTCTCCAAATCGTCCGATGTCGCTCGCCGACCCGGAGCTCGTTCAGTCAGGTTACCAGAGCGCAGGAGAATAG
- a CDS encoding DUF2231 domain-containing protein: MERTNMTNLESTITSQPLVRGRRRPIHQMLVPFPVAYFAAAFVTDLAYYRTAEVMWYRFSVWLIAAGLVMAALVALAALVDLFRNQRPAWTRALAYASAVALSISNVLVHSRDGYTAVVPTGLALSGAALVLLLFAMSPSWTLTNRCRVGAKA; the protein is encoded by the coding sequence ATGGAGCGCACCAACATGACTAACCTGGAAAGTACCATCACCAGTCAGCCACTGGTCAGGGGACGCAGGCGACCTATTCACCAGATGCTGGTGCCTTTTCCTGTCGCTTATTTCGCGGCGGCATTCGTCACTGACCTGGCCTATTACCGGACTGCCGAGGTGATGTGGTACCGGTTTTCCGTCTGGCTCATTGCCGCGGGATTGGTCATGGCCGCGCTCGTCGCGTTGGCCGCCCTGGTCGATCTCTTTCGCAACCAGCGGCCGGCCTGGACCCGCGCACTTGCCTACGCATCCGCGGTCGCGCTGTCCATTTCCAATGTCCTCGTTCATAGTCGCGACGGCTATACCGCGGTCGTCCCCACCGGCCTGGCGCTCTCCGGTGCCGCCCTCGTTCTTCTGCTTTTCGCAATGTCCCCAAGCTGGACGTTGACCAATCGCTGCCGCGTCGGAGCAAAGGCATGA
- the fdhD gene encoding formate dehydrogenase accessory sulfurtransferase FdhD, whose amino-acid sequence MAEERAIALTFGGSTNAVMMATPADLEDFGIGFALTEGIIEQAEEIASIEIVESSLGTEVQMWLDRYRADELSARRRAMAGPVGCGLCGIESLEQACPAPPHVSSNATFRARDLLNAMSGLAPLQELNQKTRGVHAAAFWQPHDGIGLMREDVGRHNALDKLAGALVRGNVARTGGAILLTSRVSVEMVQKTARIGAPVLVAVSAPTSLAIQTADQAGITLIAVARADGYEIFTHPDRLNFSDCSTIAA is encoded by the coding sequence GTGGCCGAGGAGCGGGCGATTGCACTCACCTTTGGCGGATCCACCAATGCGGTGATGATGGCCACACCGGCCGATCTGGAAGATTTCGGCATAGGTTTTGCCCTGACCGAAGGGATCATCGAGCAGGCGGAGGAGATTGCAAGCATCGAGATCGTGGAGAGCAGTCTCGGAACCGAGGTTCAAATGTGGCTGGACCGATACCGGGCGGACGAGCTCTCGGCGCGTCGCCGGGCCATGGCCGGTCCGGTCGGCTGCGGATTATGCGGAATCGAAAGCCTGGAGCAGGCCTGTCCGGCGCCACCGCATGTCTCGAGCAATGCGACCTTTCGCGCGCGCGACCTCTTGAATGCCATGAGCGGCCTCGCGCCTTTGCAAGAGCTCAATCAGAAGACACGGGGCGTGCACGCTGCGGCCTTCTGGCAACCGCACGATGGCATCGGCCTGATGCGGGAAGATGTCGGCCGCCACAACGCACTCGACAAGCTCGCCGGTGCGCTCGTTCGCGGGAACGTGGCGCGGACAGGTGGCGCAATCCTTCTGACAAGCCGCGTGTCGGTCGAGATGGTGCAGAAAACTGCACGAATCGGTGCGCCTGTCCTCGTCGCAGTCTCGGCGCCAACGTCGCTTGCAATTCAAACGGCCGATCAGGCCGGCATTACGCTGATCGCGGTCGCCCGCGCGGATGGATATGAAATCTTCACCCACCCGGACCGTCTCAATTTTTCCGACTGTTCGACCATTGCAGCCTGA
- the hemH gene encoding ferrochelatase, with product MTPLSDIGRQTTSPTVGVLLSNLGTPDGTYYWSVRRYLAEFLSDRRVIEAPRLLWLFILNALILTTRPQRKGKDYATIWNRDRNESPLKTITRSQAEKLQQSIRDGLLGETKSNVIVDWGMRYGNPSVKSATERLVAKGCERILFVPFYPQYSAATSATACDKLFDVLASLRNQPALRVAPPYYDEDTYIDAIAGSLTERLFSAGFEPDVIVASFHGMPLSARAAGDPYYVQCHRTADLLRTRLGLPQERLIVTFQSRFGRAEWLKPYTDETIKALAAKGAKRIAVITPGFSADCLETIEEIGQENAKYFFDKGGEAFARIDCLNDSSDGMRVIEAVVRRELSGWV from the coding sequence ATGACTCCGCTGTCCGACATCGGGAGGCAAACGACTTCTCCGACGGTTGGGGTGCTCCTGAGCAATCTCGGCACTCCGGACGGCACGTACTATTGGTCTGTCAGGCGATATCTCGCCGAGTTCCTGTCCGATCGACGAGTGATTGAAGCGCCGAGGCTGCTCTGGCTCTTCATTCTGAATGCGTTGATTCTTACAACCCGACCACAGCGAAAGGGCAAGGACTACGCAACGATCTGGAACCGCGACCGGAATGAGAGTCCGCTAAAGACCATCACGAGGTCGCAGGCAGAGAAGCTGCAACAATCCATCCGTGACGGTCTTCTCGGCGAAACGAAATCCAACGTCATCGTCGATTGGGGAATGCGCTACGGAAATCCGTCCGTGAAATCCGCCACCGAGCGGCTCGTGGCGAAGGGATGCGAGCGCATCCTCTTCGTCCCGTTCTATCCGCAATATTCTGCCGCCACAAGCGCAACGGCTTGCGATAAGCTCTTCGACGTGCTCGCATCCCTGCGCAATCAGCCGGCATTGCGGGTCGCCCCGCCCTACTACGATGAGGACACCTATATCGATGCGATCGCGGGCTCACTAACCGAACGTCTCTTCAGCGCCGGGTTCGAGCCGGACGTCATCGTCGCATCTTTCCACGGCATGCCCCTCAGTGCTCGTGCCGCGGGCGATCCGTACTACGTCCAGTGCCACAGGACTGCGGACCTCCTTCGGACACGCCTGGGGCTACCGCAGGAGCGCCTCATCGTTACGTTCCAGTCTCGCTTCGGTCGGGCCGAATGGTTGAAACCGTATACGGACGAGACCATAAAGGCGCTTGCGGCGAAGGGCGCAAAGCGGATCGCAGTCATAACTCCCGGCTTCTCGGCCGATTGTCTGGAGACGATCGAGGAAATCGGCCAGGAAAACGCAAAGTACTTCTTCGATAAAGGCGGCGAAGCATTCGCTCGCATCGATTGCCTAAACGACAGCAGCGATGGAATGCGCGTGATTGAGGCGGTTGTGCGCCGTGAATTGAGCGGCTGGGTCTGA
- a CDS encoding LysR substrate-binding domain-containing protein: MNLSGLSLRDLEYVVAIANHGSFVRAAEHCRVAQPSLSAQVRKLEAWLGMVLFERTTRRVIVTAEGKAFVEQARRVLAEARLLFTIVQRSDKPFGGVLRLAAISTLGPYLFPRILPELRKKYSELALVLSEGLTGELVPKLIDGEIDAALLSLPQTDTALTSAGIFSEPFLLACPKGHPASRKGGPTWDALDAEERLLLEEGHCLREQALTGCSAPGRTNRLATSLETLKYMVAAGEGCTLVPALAVSERDAVAYSRLRGAIFSRKVGLAWRRSDPRAMEFSALSETLRQIAKSFDDVKAI, encoded by the coding sequence ATGAACCTGAGTGGCCTGTCGTTGCGCGATCTCGAATATGTCGTGGCCATAGCGAACCACGGCAGTTTCGTCCGTGCCGCCGAGCATTGCCGCGTTGCGCAACCGTCGTTGTCCGCACAGGTTCGCAAGCTCGAAGCCTGGCTCGGCATGGTGCTCTTCGAGCGCACCACGCGGCGCGTCATCGTGACGGCCGAAGGAAAGGCCTTCGTCGAACAGGCCCGCCGTGTTCTGGCGGAGGCGCGGCTTCTCTTCACGATCGTCCAGCGGTCGGACAAGCCGTTCGGTGGTGTGCTGCGGCTCGCCGCAATCTCGACGCTCGGACCCTATCTCTTCCCAAGGATATTGCCGGAACTTCGCAAGAAATATTCCGAACTCGCTCTCGTTCTAAGCGAAGGCCTCACCGGTGAGCTCGTGCCGAAGCTGATCGACGGCGAGATCGATGCTGCGCTTCTCTCGTTGCCGCAAACCGACACCGCATTGACGAGTGCCGGGATATTCTCGGAACCGTTCCTGTTGGCGTGCCCGAAGGGCCATCCCGCGTCCCGCAAGGGCGGCCCGACCTGGGACGCGCTCGACGCTGAGGAGCGGCTGCTCCTGGAGGAGGGGCATTGCTTGCGCGAGCAGGCGCTCACCGGCTGCTCTGCTCCAGGCCGCACCAATCGCCTCGCCACCAGTCTGGAGACCCTGAAATACATGGTCGCCGCAGGCGAGGGCTGCACTCTGGTGCCTGCCCTCGCCGTATCCGAGCGGGACGCGGTTGCCTATTCGCGGCTGCGGGGTGCCATCTTTTCGCGAAAGGTAGGCCTTGCCTGGCGCAGGAGCGATCCGCGCGCAATGGAATTTTCGGCACTTTCGGAAACGTTGAGACAGATCGCCAAATCGTTCGACGACGTGAAGGCGATTTGA
- a CDS encoding oxalate decarboxylase family bicupin, whose product MISRRNLLAASAMGAAMVSSAKAASFGNPDEPPQGAINAKGPGNLSDPGPQSQVLGSQFPSAQSPPATDVGGMPTTWASFNNAPKRIQNGGWARQVTVADFAISKEISGVNMRLTAGGIRELHWHQAAEWAIMTYGTCRVTVLDAEGRPYVADVKEGDLWYFPPGAPHSLQGLGPDGCEFVICFDDGHADEFNTLLVTDWFGHTPPEVLAKNFGVPAETFAKIPLRNLWIFQGTVPGDLATDRAAIQKDAPVPTHPFIFPLGSSRPFKSTETGSIHVADSSNFKVSTAVAAALVTVPPGAIREMHWHPNADEWQYYIKGKARMTVFDTGPNALTMDFNAGDIGYVRRNLGHYVENVGDTDLQFIGVFRASRYEEVSLSNWLAHTPPKLVAQHLNVDESTIASWPDNGPVVMPKR is encoded by the coding sequence ATGATTTCGAGACGAAACCTGCTGGCAGCGTCGGCAATGGGCGCGGCCATGGTGTCCTCAGCAAAGGCCGCATCTTTCGGCAATCCGGACGAGCCGCCGCAGGGCGCCATCAACGCGAAGGGCCCGGGAAATCTCAGCGATCCGGGCCCGCAGAGTCAGGTTCTGGGCAGCCAATTTCCCTCCGCGCAGTCTCCCCCGGCAACGGACGTCGGCGGCATGCCGACAACGTGGGCCTCCTTCAACAACGCCCCAAAGCGAATCCAGAATGGCGGATGGGCACGGCAGGTCACGGTTGCCGATTTTGCGATTTCGAAGGAGATCTCCGGCGTCAATATGCGTCTGACGGCCGGCGGCATCCGCGAGTTGCACTGGCACCAGGCCGCCGAGTGGGCGATCATGACGTACGGCACGTGCCGCGTGACGGTTCTCGATGCAGAGGGCCGTCCCTATGTCGCCGACGTCAAGGAGGGCGACCTCTGGTATTTCCCGCCCGGCGCGCCGCACTCACTGCAGGGCTTGGGTCCGGACGGCTGTGAATTCGTCATCTGCTTCGACGATGGTCATGCCGACGAATTCAACACCTTGCTCGTAACCGACTGGTTTGGCCACACCCCGCCCGAGGTGTTGGCCAAGAATTTCGGCGTGCCTGCGGAAACCTTCGCCAAGATACCGCTGCGCAATCTTTGGATCTTTCAGGGCACCGTGCCCGGCGATCTGGCGACCGATCGCGCCGCAATCCAAAAGGATGCGCCGGTGCCGACGCATCCCTTCATCTTTCCGCTTGGGTCATCCCGTCCGTTCAAATCAACCGAAACGGGAAGCATCCACGTCGCCGATAGCAGCAACTTCAAGGTTTCGACCGCAGTGGCCGCGGCCCTGGTGACAGTCCCCCCGGGAGCCATTAGAGAGATGCATTGGCACCCCAACGCGGACGAGTGGCAGTACTACATCAAAGGCAAGGCGCGCATGACTGTGTTCGATACCGGCCCGAACGCACTGACGATGGATTTCAATGCCGGTGACATCGGCTATGTCAGGCGCAACCTCGGCCATTACGTCGAGAATGTCGGCGACACCGATCTGCAATTCATCGGCGTATTCCGCGCCTCTCGCTACGAGGAAGTCTCGCTCTCCAACTGGCTCGCGCATACGCCGCCAAAACTCGTGGCGCAACATCTCAATGTCGACGAAAGCACGATCGCGAGCTGGCCTGACAATGGGCCGGTCGTCATGCCGAAGCGATAA
- a CDS encoding GlxA family transcriptional regulator: protein MTGTPIAIVVPPNAQSLDISGPLDAFLEANRQAPDRCNYDVRLLSIGPDRSVTAGTMSILTHGSIFEDERPIDTLLIAGAPDYARAYTESALHAWLRRHTPRSRRYGSVCTGAFFLGAAGLLDGFSVTTHWQHAGELAERFPAAKVVSDQIFVEDGPLWTSAGVTAGIDLTLKLIEDDHGRDVALSVARRLVVFLKRPGGQSQFSAHLAAQVATEGRIQAIQNWILDHLPLNLTVKTLASRAAMSVRNFTRVFQEEAGMTPGDFVEMARVDSARRLLEDTDKPLQRVASSCGFANPDVMRRAFLRRIGTGPSEYRERFRG from the coding sequence ATGACTGGCACGCCGATAGCGATTGTTGTGCCACCGAACGCGCAGTCATTGGATATTTCCGGCCCTCTTGATGCCTTTCTGGAAGCCAATCGGCAGGCTCCCGACCGATGCAACTACGATGTGCGTCTGTTGTCGATCGGTCCGGATCGATCCGTGACGGCCGGAACGATGTCGATTTTGACCCACGGCTCGATCTTTGAAGACGAACGGCCGATCGATACGCTGCTGATCGCCGGCGCACCCGACTACGCCCGGGCCTACACGGAATCGGCCTTGCATGCCTGGCTGCGCCGCCATACGCCGCGCAGCCGCCGCTACGGTTCTGTCTGCACCGGCGCGTTTTTCCTCGGTGCCGCCGGATTGCTGGACGGCTTCAGCGTGACGACGCATTGGCAGCATGCCGGTGAGCTGGCGGAAAGATTTCCGGCCGCGAAGGTGGTATCCGATCAGATCTTCGTCGAGGATGGGCCCCTGTGGACATCGGCCGGCGTCACTGCCGGAATCGATCTCACATTGAAGCTGATCGAGGACGATCACGGGCGCGATGTCGCACTCTCCGTCGCACGCCGTCTGGTCGTGTTCCTGAAGCGACCGGGCGGCCAGTCGCAGTTCAGTGCTCACCTCGCCGCACAGGTCGCCACCGAAGGGCGCATCCAGGCGATCCAGAACTGGATCCTCGATCATCTGCCCCTAAACCTGACGGTGAAGACGCTTGCCTCGCGGGCCGCGATGAGCGTGCGCAACTTCACTCGCGTCTTTCAGGAGGAGGCTGGCATGACGCCGGGCGACTTCGTCGAGATGGCGCGGGTCGATTCGGCGCGACGCCTGCTCGAGGACACCGACAAGCCGTTGCAGCGCGTGGCATCGAGCTGCGGCTTCGCAAATCCCGACGTGATGCGACGCGCCTTCCTGAGGCGAATTGGTACTGGCCCAAGTGAGTATCGCGAACGTTTCCGCGGATAA